The proteins below come from a single Holdemania massiliensis genomic window:
- a CDS encoding Maf family protein, protein MKQKLILASQSPRRRELLERCHIPFDIEIADIDETLNRNLPLEAAMEELAWRKAQTVLDRHPEAVVIGADTIVVLEQQVLGKPGNSEEAKMMLAQLSGKTHQVMTGVCLLSSTQRISFCDISDVEFYSLEAEEIEAYVKTGEPLDKAGAYGIQGEGFFLARRINGDFYSIMGFPVARIVRALKKFGF, encoded by the coding sequence ATGAAACAGAAACTAATTCTTGCCAGCCAATCACCGCGGCGGCGTGAGCTTTTAGAGCGGTGTCATATTCCTTTTGACATTGAGATCGCGGACATTGATGAAACGTTAAATCGGAATTTACCATTGGAAGCTGCGATGGAGGAATTAGCTTGGCGAAAAGCTCAAACGGTGTTAGATCGACATCCGGAAGCGGTCGTGATCGGTGCGGATACCATTGTTGTTTTAGAGCAGCAAGTTTTAGGAAAACCAGGAAATTCAGAAGAAGCGAAAATGATGCTCGCTCAGTTATCCGGTAAAACGCATCAAGTAATGACAGGGGTTTGCTTGTTGTCATCAACTCAAAGAATCTCTTTCTGTGATATTAGCGATGTGGAGTTTTATTCTTTAGAGGCTGAGGAGATTGAAGCTTATGTAAAAACGGGTGAACCGCTGGATAAGGCAGGAGCGTATGGCATTCAGGGCGAAGGCTTCTTTTTGGCAAGAAGAATTAATGGTGATTTTTATTCAATTATGGGATTTCCCGTTGCTCGCATAGTTCGTGCATTGAAAAAATTTGGATTCTGA